The Bifidobacterium asteroides genomic interval CTTGGGGGGCCGTCTTTCTCGCCACTCTGATCGCTGCCATCATCGGCACCCTGATCATGGGGCTGGTGGCCAATGTGCCCTACGGCGTGGCGCCAGGAGTCGGGTTGGATGCCTTCTTCACCTTCACCGTGGTCAAGGGGCTGGGCTTCACCTGGCAGCAGACCATGTGCATGGTCTTCCTGTGCGGCCTGATCAACATCCTGGTCACCGCCACCAAGCTGCGCAAGATGATCATCCAGGCCATTCCGCCCCTGCTTCAGCACGCCATCGGCGGCGGCATCGGCGTCTTCATCGCCTATGTGGGTCTGCTCAATGTGGGCATCATCAAGTTCACCCCTGACAAGACCTCAGCGGCCGGCGCCAACCCTGGACTGACCACCTTCAACACCCCGGGGGTCATCCTCTTCGTCATCGGCTTGCTGCTGACCGTCTTCCTGCTGATCTTCAAGTTCAAGGGTCACCTGGCCTTCATCAACAAGGGCGCCTTTGTCATCGCCATCATCGTGGTCACGCTCCTGGGCATTCCCATGGGGGTCACCAGCATGGCCAAGTCGGTCGATCTGGGTCAGGCCTGGTCACAGTTGCCGCAGACCTTCCTGGCCATTTTCAGCCAGGATGGATTCCCCGCGCTCTTCTCCGACCCGGCCAAGCTGCCAGTGGTTCTGGTGACCATCTTCGCCTTCTCCCTGTCGGACACCTTCGACACCATCGGCACCTTTGTGGGCACCGGCCGGCGCTCAGGCATCTTCTCAGCCGAGGACGAGCAGGCTCTGGAAAACGGCCGAGGCTTCAGCTCCAAGATGGATAAGGCCCTGTTCGCCGATGCTACGGCAACCTCCATCGGCGCTCTCTTCGGCACCTCCAACACCACCACCTACGTGGAGTCCGCAGCGGGCATCGCAGCTGGTGGCCGGACCGGACTGACCTCAGTGGTCATCGCTGCCTGCTTCGCGCTCAGCGCCGTCTTCGCTCCCTTGATCTCCGCGGTGCCTTCGGCGGCCACCGCACCCGTCCTGGTCATTGTGGGCTGCATGATGATGAGCTCCTTCGCCGAGATTGAGTGGGGCGAGCTGTCTGAGGCCATTCCGGCCTTCTTCACGGCCATCTTCATGGGCTTTGCCTACTCCATCTCCTATGGTGTGGCCGCCGGCTTCATCACCTACTGCCTGACCATGGTCTGCAAGCGCAAGGGCAAGGAGGTCCACCCCATCATCTGGACGGTCTCGGCTCTCTTCATCCTGGACTTTGTGCTTCAGGCTGTGCTCTGAGCCAGTTTTAGAATTACGAGCTCTCCATAAGCAGCATTCTTCAGAACCATTGTTCAGCAGTGCGGTTCGTCGTCATGCTGTTGTCAGGTTGACCTGACTGTTTGAGGGTGCGCAGAGAGCAAATCAGGCACAGAGACCGCAGCAGGGCCCCGACACCTTTTAGTGGCGGGGCCCTGCTCGTTCGTGCATGTCAGTGCTT includes:
- a CDS encoding NCS2 family permease, yielding MHKLFRLSDNNTTVSTEVVAGITTFFAMAYIIVVNPSVLSTAGMPWGAVFLATLIAAIIGTLIMGLVANVPYGVAPGVGLDAFFTFTVVKGLGFTWQQTMCMVFLCGLINILVTATKLRKMIIQAIPPLLQHAIGGGIGVFIAYVGLLNVGIIKFTPDKTSAAGANPGLTTFNTPGVILFVIGLLLTVFLLIFKFKGHLAFINKGAFVIAIIVVTLLGIPMGVTSMAKSVDLGQAWSQLPQTFLAIFSQDGFPALFSDPAKLPVVLVTIFAFSLSDTFDTIGTFVGTGRRSGIFSAEDEQALENGRGFSSKMDKALFADATATSIGALFGTSNTTTYVESAAGIAAGGRTGLTSVVIAACFALSAVFAPLISAVPSAATAPVLVIVGCMMMSSFAEIEWGELSEAIPAFFTAIFMGFAYSISYGVAAGFITYCLTMVCKRKGKEVHPIIWTVSALFILDFVLQAVL